In Rhinatrema bivittatum chromosome 1, aRhiBiv1.1, whole genome shotgun sequence, a single genomic region encodes these proteins:
- the PURG gene encoding LOW QUALITY PROTEIN: purine-rich element-binding protein gamma (The sequence of the model RefSeq protein was modified relative to this genomic sequence to represent the inferred CDS: inserted 3 bases in 2 codons; deleted 6 bases in 5 codons; substituted 2 bases at 2 genomic stop codons), which yields NNTSRGRNKRQKRDDGERERRQECRARRRAAGAVVYTLSSSTTAVLVVGCYPGPSGPEILELASKRVDIQRKRFYLDVKQSTRGRYLKIAEVWLGRGRQDSGVRKSKLTLSLAVAAQLRDXPGDFIEHYARLGLRGSGSSGSAQEASRRLQRHTHHPPSPPGSTTSEGPGPSVLKTESIERENRKYYLDLKENQRGRFLRIRQTMKRGHNLMGYFGHGLGQEQTIVLPAQGMIEFRDALVQLIEDLTGKXDLEERRAEGVGGGIGERPPELPEGSSFRVDNKRFYFDVGSNRYVSSXKSVSXDPPYRNTITVPYKVWTRLDNFLKYEEEMRRIYNSHKEKRMEVRGDSEEQECAD from the exons AACAATACATCCAGAGGCCGGAATAAGAGGCAGAAGAGGGAtgatggagagagggagaggaggcaggagtgcCGGGCCAGGAGGCGGGCAGCAGGAGCAGTGGTGTATACACTCAGCAGCAGCACTACAGCAGTCCTGGTGGTGGGGTGTTATCCAGGCCCATCAGGGCCGGAGATCCTGGAGCTGGCCTCCAAGCGTGTAGATATCCAACGCAAACGCTTTTACCTGGATGTGAAGCAGAGCACCCGTGGCCGCTAT CTGAAGATTGCTGAAGTATGGCTgggccggggccggcaggacagtGGTGTGCGCAAGAGCAAGCTTACCCTCTCCTTGGCCGTGGCTGCACAGCTCCGTG CGCCTGGGGACTTCATTGAGCATTATGCTCGCCTGGGCCTGCGGGGGAGTGGCAGTAGTGGCTCAGCACAGGAGGCCAGCAGGAGGCTGCAACGG CACACCCACCATCCCCCGTCCCCACCTGGATCTACCACTTCTGAAGGGCCGGGTCCTAGTGTGCTGAAAACTGAATCCATCGAGCGG GAAAATAGGAAGTACTActtggacctgaaagagaaccaGCGGGGCCGCTTCCTGAGGATCCGGCAGACTATGAAA CGGGGGCACAACCTGATGGGCTACTTTGGTCATGGCCTGGGGCAGGAGCAGACTATCGTGCTGCCAGCCCAGGGCATGATCGAGTTCAGGGACGCACTGGTGCAGCTAATTGAAGATTTAACGGGGAA GgacttggaagagaggagggcaGAGGGAGTAGGAGGAGGTATCGGGGAGAGGCCTCCAGAGCTCCCCGAGGGCAGCTCTTTTAGGGTGGACAACAAGAGATTCTACTTTGATGTTGGCTCCAACAGGTATGTGTCTTCCTGAAAGTCAGTGAGTTGAGACCCACCCTACCGCAACACCATCACCGTCCCTTACAAAGTTTGGACGAGATTAGACAATTTCCTTAAGTATGaggaagagatgaggagg atttacAACAGccataaagaaaagaggatggaGGTTAGAGGGGACAGTGAAGAGCAAGAGTGTGCCGATTAG